A single region of the Brachypodium distachyon strain Bd21 chromosome 3, Brachypodium_distachyon_v3.0, whole genome shotgun sequence genome encodes:
- the LOC100821633 gene encoding peroxisome biogenesis protein 1 isoform X3 — MGWKPSRSVCLLSTPIGKYASDICSMTSNGGALQVAQELAECISLPDGTIAQLSVARSLTRADSVSIEPFSEDDWEILESRADLAEETILQQVGIVYEGMKFPLWLDGHNIVKFVVVSSTPKKSVVQLVPGTEVAVAPKKRKEKYKDVQKQSSLNEQVQTKALLRVQAADNKYAHKFKYKGIELGVVLSCAVLIHPDTAARTSLGNLQLVTISSKSSPKGIQKGKEGAQKKGVLAPKERDQEMAVYVLFSDTVAKGHVMLPPSLRHFISADTHSWVYVKTCSANVKKDEPVITISPLRFNKHGKDEHDNSDLGSQEMDTWRKTRIHSENGDSFQDARNSEDILSAAVNSTSESMSEQKVLIKHWLIGQLKEMGLHAETSEMSSVVLPAKVLIHFEVVDQKQNRGVEFLYLLTIAFENSGYNNSQENVEISWNARTDDLENLELNFGKVELGEAISVDSIMDDGFNNASKLTQCSLGWMETAISDVTKRLSVLLSSTALSLFNRIKFPFPGHVLVHGPRGSGKTALIRTAAKYFEDHKEILAHIVYMDCSKLALGKAKEARQTIEDSISEALLHSPSVIIFDDLDNVISVSSDPQVSQSSSSSDSLVRYFADIMDEYKDKTQNSCGYGPIALMASVQSLQSLPQELTSSGRFDFHIELRALAIPEREALLKHHVEVHELHCSEEVLSEVASKCDGYDAYDLEILVDRAVHAAASRFVLPSAYLNSMKPTLMKEDFLRALHDFLPVAMRDLSKYAPDGNDGGWEDVGGLNEAVTIIKETLELPSKYPNVFTKAPVRLRSNILLYGPPGCGKTHIVRAAAAACSLRFISVKGPELLNKYIGSSEQSVRDFFAKAAAAAPCLLFFDEFDSIAPQRGTHSAGVSDRVVNQFLTELDGVETLTGVFVFAATSKPQLIDAALLRPGRFDRLVFCDFPRWDERLEILKVHSRTVSLAEDAILEDVASLTEGFTGADLAAILTDAGLAAVHEVLDNSRETGVPEREPCISKELLMSVAMKARPSTPADDKRGYDKEFGEFVSSRKSISTKARESKGKKVTLA; from the exons ATGGGGTGGAAACCATCGAGATCTGTCTGTTTATTGTCAACGCCAATCGG AAAATATGCTTCAGATATTTGCAGTATGACATCAAATGGTGGAGCCTTGCAGGTCGCACAGGAGTTGGCGGAGTGCATTTCATTGCCAGATGGAACAATAGCTCAACTGAGCGTGGCTCGCTCTCTGACCAGAGCTGACTCGGTCAGTATAGAACCCTTCAGCGAGGATGATTGGGAGATACTGGAGAGCCGTGCTGATTTGGCTGAAGAAACAATCTTGCAGCAG GTCGGCATTGTTTACGAGGGTATGAAATTCCCGCTGTGGTTGGATGGCCATAATATTGTCAAGTTTGTTGTGGTATCATCTACTCCCAAGAAGTCAGTTG TTCAACTTGTACCTGGAACTGAAGTTGCTGTGGCACCCAAGAAACGAAAAGAGAAATACAAGGATGTGCAAAAGCAAAGTTCACTGAACGAACAAGTTCAAACAAAGGCACTCTTGCGTGTTCAAGCAGCAGATAATAAGTATGCACATAAATTCAAATATAAGGGCATTGAACTAGGGGTAGTTCTGAGCTGTGCTGTGCTGATACATCCAGATACAGCTGCAAGGACTTCACTTGGCAATCTCCAGTTGGTCACTATTTCATCTAAATCGTCACCGAAGGGtattcaaaaaggaaaagaaggtgCACAAAAGAAGGGTGTTTTGGCACCCAAAGAAAGGGACCAAGAAATGGCGGTCTATGTCTTATTCTCAGACACTGTTGCCAAAGGGCATGTTATGCTGCCCCCGTCCCTTCGTCACTTCATAAGTGCAGACACTCATTCAT GGgtttatgtgaaaacatgttCTGCTAATGTTAAGAAGGATGAGCCTGTAATAACAATTTCTCCTTTACGTTTTAACAAACATGGAAAAGATGAGCATGATAACAGTGATTTAGGCAGCCAAGAAATGGATACATGGAGGAAAACCAGAATTCATTCTGAAAATGGTGATTCCTTTCAGGATGCTCGTAACAGCGAAGATATTTTGAGTGCAGCTGTCAATAGCACTTCTGAATCCATGTCAGAACAGAAGGTTCTTATTAAACATTGGCTTATTGGGCAGCTGAAAGAAATGGGCCTACATGCTGAAACTTCTGAGATGAGTTCAGTAGTTTTACCAGCCAAAGTTTTGATCCATTTTGAAGTGGTGGATCAGAAACAAAACAGAGGAGTTGAGTTTCTATACCTGCTAACAATTGCTTTTGAGAACTCTGGTTACAACAATTCACAAGAAAATGTTGAGATATCTTGGAATGCTCGAACTGATGACCTAGAAAACTTGGAACTGAATTTTGGGAAGGTAGAGCTGGGTGAGGCTATATCTGTTGATTCCATAATGGATGATGGCTTCAACAATGCTTCCAAGTTGACTCAATGTTCTTTAGGATGGATGGAGACTGCAATATCAGATGTGACAAAAA GGCTATCTGTGCTCTTGTCATCAACTGCTCTGAGCTTATTTAACAGAATAAAGTTCCCCTTTCCTGGACATGTTCTTGTCCATGGTCCTCGA ggTTCTGGGAAAACGGCTTTAATAAGGACTGCTGCAAAATATTTTGAGGACCATAAAGAGATACTAGCACACAT AGTATACATGGATTGTTCCAAACTTGCGCTTGGTAAGGCTAAGGAGGCAAGGCAGACAATTGAAGACAGCATTTCTGAGGCTCTGCTGCATTCACCTTCGGTTATCATATTTGATGATCTAGACAATGTGATTTCAGTTTCTTCAGATCCTCAAGTATCTCAATCATCCAGTTCTTCTGATTCTTTAGTGAGATACTTTGCTGACATCATGGACGAGTACAAG GATAAGACTCAGAATTCATGTGGATATGGACCTATTGCACTAATGGCTTCAGTTCAATCACTTCAGAGTCTTCCTCAAGAGCTAACTTCCTCTG GGAGATTTGATTTCCACATTGAGCTTCGTGCTCTTGCCATTCCTGAGCGTGAAGCACTGTTGAAACATCATGTTGAGGTGCATGAGTTACATTGTTCTGAGGAAGTTCTTTCAGAAGTAGCATCAAAATGTGATGGCTATGATGCATATGACTTG GAGATTTTGGTTGACAGGGCTGTgcatgctgctgcttctcGCTTTGTTCTTCCTTCTGCCTATTTGAACTCTATGAAACCAACACTGATGAAGGAAGACTTCTTGAGAGCATTGCATGACTTCCTTCCAGTTGCCATGCGTGATCTTTCAAAGTATGCTCCTGATGGTAATGATGGCGGTTGGGAAGATGTTGGGGGGCTTAATGAAGCAGTAACTATTATTAAAGAG ACTCTTGAATTACCATCAAAATACCCAAACGTCTTTACTAAGGCACCTGTCCGGTTGCGATCAAATATCCTCCTGTATGGACCACCTGGATGTGGCAAAACACATATTGTgagagctgctgctgcagcttgTTCTCTGCGGTTCATTTCAGTCAAGGGTCCAGAGCTGTTGAATAAGTACATCGGTTCTTCTGAGCAATCT GTTCGTGACTTTTTTGcaaaggcagcagcagcagcaccttgCCTGCTATTCTTTGATGAATTTGACTCTATTGCACCCCAACGGGGAACACACAGTGCTGGAGTTTCTGATCGTGTTGTTAATCAG TTCTTGACTGAACTAGATGGCGTGGAAACCTTGACTGGAGTATTTGTCTTCGCTGCTACGAG TAAACCACAATTAATTGATGCTGCACTCTTGCGGCCTGGAAGATTTGATCGTCTTGTCTTTTGTGATTTTCCACGATGGGACGAGCGTTTGGAAATCCTGAAAGTGCATTCTCGAACG GTTTCACTAGCAGAAGATGCCATTCTGGAAGACGTTGCTTCCTTAACTGAAGGATTCACTGGCGCTGATCTTGCGGCAATTCTAACAGACGCTGGGTTGGCGGCTGTCCATGAAGTTCTGGACAACAGCAGAGAGACCGGCGTCCCAGAAAGAGAACCGTGTATCAGCAAAGAACTTCTCATGTCTGTTGCTATGAAAGCTCGACCTTCTACGCCAGCCGATGATAAGAGGGGGTACGATAAGGAGTTTGGCGAATTTGTATCGTCCAGGAAGTCTATTTCCACAAAG GCTAGAGAATCGAAAGGCAAGAAGGTGACGTTAGCTTGA
- the LOC100821633 gene encoding peroxisome biogenesis protein 1 isoform X2, whose protein sequence is MASGGGMEVEVRVVGGARSCFVALPLHLIQALSRTSATGDLPPVLALDLRSPARARWSLAWSGAASRSRAIEVAQELAECISLPDGTIAQLSVARSLTRADSVSIEPFSEDDWEILESRADLAEETILQQVGIVYEGMKFPLWLDGHNIVKFVVVSSTPKKSVVQLVPGTEVAVAPKKRKEKYKDVQKQSSLNEQVQTKALLRVQAADNKYAHKFKYKGIELGVVLSCAVLIHPDTAARTSLGNLQLVTISSKSSPKGIQKGKEGAQKKGVLAPKERDQEMAVYVLFSDTVAKGHVMLPPSLRHFISADTHSWVYVKTCSANVKKDEPVITISPLRFNKHGKDEHDNSDLGSQEMDTWRKTRIHSENGDSFQDARNSEDILSAAVNSTSESMSEQKVLIKHWLIGQLKEMGLHAETSEMSSVVLPAKVLIHFEVVDQKQNRGVEFLYLLTIAFENSGYNNSQENVEISWNARTDDLENLELNFGKVELGEAISVDSIMDDGFNNASKLTQCSLGWMETAISDVTKRLSVLLSSTALSLFNRIKFPFPGHVLVHGPRGSGKTALIRTAAKYFEDHKEILAHIVYMDCSKLALGKAKEARQTIEDSISEALLHSPSVIIFDDLDNVISVSSDPQVSQSSSSSDSLVRYFADIMDEYKDKTQNSCGYGPIALMASVQSLQSLPQELTSSGRFDFHIELRALAIPEREALLKHHVEVHELHCSEEVLSEVASKCDGYDAYDLEILVDRAVHAAASRFVLPSAYLNSMKPTLMKEDFLRALHDFLPVAMRDLSKYAPDGNDGGWEDVGGLNEAVTIIKETLELPSKYPNVFTKAPVRLRSNILLYGPPGCGKTHIVRAAAAACSLRFISVKGPELLNKYIGSSEQSAAAAAPCLLFFDEFDSIAPQRGTHSAGVSDRVVNQFLTELDGVETLTGVFVFAATSKPQLIDAALLRPGRFDRLVFCDFPRWDERLEILKVHSRTVSLAEDAILEDVASLTEGFTGADLAAILTDAGLAAVHEVLDNSRETGVPEREPCISKELLMSVAMKARPSTPADDKRGYDKEFGEFVSSRKSISTKARESKGKKVTLA, encoded by the exons ATGGCGAGCGGTGGTGGGATGGAGGTGGAGGTGCGCGTCGTGGGGGGCGCCCGGAGCTGCTTCGTCGCGCTGCCGCTGCACCTCATCCAGGCCCTCTCCCGCACCTCCGCCACCGGCGACCTCCCGCCCGTGCTCGCGCTCGACCTCCGCTCCCCCGCCCGCGCGCGGTGGTCCCTCGCCTGGTCCGGCGCCGCGTCCCGGTCCCGCGCCATCGAG GTCGCACAGGAGTTGGCGGAGTGCATTTCATTGCCAGATGGAACAATAGCTCAACTGAGCGTGGCTCGCTCTCTGACCAGAGCTGACTCGGTCAGTATAGAACCCTTCAGCGAGGATGATTGGGAGATACTGGAGAGCCGTGCTGATTTGGCTGAAGAAACAATCTTGCAGCAG GTCGGCATTGTTTACGAGGGTATGAAATTCCCGCTGTGGTTGGATGGCCATAATATTGTCAAGTTTGTTGTGGTATCATCTACTCCCAAGAAGTCAGTTG TTCAACTTGTACCTGGAACTGAAGTTGCTGTGGCACCCAAGAAACGAAAAGAGAAATACAAGGATGTGCAAAAGCAAAGTTCACTGAACGAACAAGTTCAAACAAAGGCACTCTTGCGTGTTCAAGCAGCAGATAATAAGTATGCACATAAATTCAAATATAAGGGCATTGAACTAGGGGTAGTTCTGAGCTGTGCTGTGCTGATACATCCAGATACAGCTGCAAGGACTTCACTTGGCAATCTCCAGTTGGTCACTATTTCATCTAAATCGTCACCGAAGGGtattcaaaaaggaaaagaaggtgCACAAAAGAAGGGTGTTTTGGCACCCAAAGAAAGGGACCAAGAAATGGCGGTCTATGTCTTATTCTCAGACACTGTTGCCAAAGGGCATGTTATGCTGCCCCCGTCCCTTCGTCACTTCATAAGTGCAGACACTCATTCAT GGgtttatgtgaaaacatgttCTGCTAATGTTAAGAAGGATGAGCCTGTAATAACAATTTCTCCTTTACGTTTTAACAAACATGGAAAAGATGAGCATGATAACAGTGATTTAGGCAGCCAAGAAATGGATACATGGAGGAAAACCAGAATTCATTCTGAAAATGGTGATTCCTTTCAGGATGCTCGTAACAGCGAAGATATTTTGAGTGCAGCTGTCAATAGCACTTCTGAATCCATGTCAGAACAGAAGGTTCTTATTAAACATTGGCTTATTGGGCAGCTGAAAGAAATGGGCCTACATGCTGAAACTTCTGAGATGAGTTCAGTAGTTTTACCAGCCAAAGTTTTGATCCATTTTGAAGTGGTGGATCAGAAACAAAACAGAGGAGTTGAGTTTCTATACCTGCTAACAATTGCTTTTGAGAACTCTGGTTACAACAATTCACAAGAAAATGTTGAGATATCTTGGAATGCTCGAACTGATGACCTAGAAAACTTGGAACTGAATTTTGGGAAGGTAGAGCTGGGTGAGGCTATATCTGTTGATTCCATAATGGATGATGGCTTCAACAATGCTTCCAAGTTGACTCAATGTTCTTTAGGATGGATGGAGACTGCAATATCAGATGTGACAAAAA GGCTATCTGTGCTCTTGTCATCAACTGCTCTGAGCTTATTTAACAGAATAAAGTTCCCCTTTCCTGGACATGTTCTTGTCCATGGTCCTCGA ggTTCTGGGAAAACGGCTTTAATAAGGACTGCTGCAAAATATTTTGAGGACCATAAAGAGATACTAGCACACAT AGTATACATGGATTGTTCCAAACTTGCGCTTGGTAAGGCTAAGGAGGCAAGGCAGACAATTGAAGACAGCATTTCTGAGGCTCTGCTGCATTCACCTTCGGTTATCATATTTGATGATCTAGACAATGTGATTTCAGTTTCTTCAGATCCTCAAGTATCTCAATCATCCAGTTCTTCTGATTCTTTAGTGAGATACTTTGCTGACATCATGGACGAGTACAAG GATAAGACTCAGAATTCATGTGGATATGGACCTATTGCACTAATGGCTTCAGTTCAATCACTTCAGAGTCTTCCTCAAGAGCTAACTTCCTCTG GGAGATTTGATTTCCACATTGAGCTTCGTGCTCTTGCCATTCCTGAGCGTGAAGCACTGTTGAAACATCATGTTGAGGTGCATGAGTTACATTGTTCTGAGGAAGTTCTTTCAGAAGTAGCATCAAAATGTGATGGCTATGATGCATATGACTTG GAGATTTTGGTTGACAGGGCTGTgcatgctgctgcttctcGCTTTGTTCTTCCTTCTGCCTATTTGAACTCTATGAAACCAACACTGATGAAGGAAGACTTCTTGAGAGCATTGCATGACTTCCTTCCAGTTGCCATGCGTGATCTTTCAAAGTATGCTCCTGATGGTAATGATGGCGGTTGGGAAGATGTTGGGGGGCTTAATGAAGCAGTAACTATTATTAAAGAG ACTCTTGAATTACCATCAAAATACCCAAACGTCTTTACTAAGGCACCTGTCCGGTTGCGATCAAATATCCTCCTGTATGGACCACCTGGATGTGGCAAAACACATATTGTgagagctgctgctgcagcttgTTCTCTGCGGTTCATTTCAGTCAAGGGTCCAGAGCTGTTGAATAAGTACATCGGTTCTTCTGAGCAATCT gcagcagcagcagcaccttgCCTGCTATTCTTTGATGAATTTGACTCTATTGCACCCCAACGGGGAACACACAGTGCTGGAGTTTCTGATCGTGTTGTTAATCAG TTCTTGACTGAACTAGATGGCGTGGAAACCTTGACTGGAGTATTTGTCTTCGCTGCTACGAG TAAACCACAATTAATTGATGCTGCACTCTTGCGGCCTGGAAGATTTGATCGTCTTGTCTTTTGTGATTTTCCACGATGGGACGAGCGTTTGGAAATCCTGAAAGTGCATTCTCGAACG GTTTCACTAGCAGAAGATGCCATTCTGGAAGACGTTGCTTCCTTAACTGAAGGATTCACTGGCGCTGATCTTGCGGCAATTCTAACAGACGCTGGGTTGGCGGCTGTCCATGAAGTTCTGGACAACAGCAGAGAGACCGGCGTCCCAGAAAGAGAACCGTGTATCAGCAAAGAACTTCTCATGTCTGTTGCTATGAAAGCTCGACCTTCTACGCCAGCCGATGATAAGAGGGGGTACGATAAGGAGTTTGGCGAATTTGTATCGTCCAGGAAGTCTATTTCCACAAAG GCTAGAGAATCGAAAGGCAAGAAGGTGACGTTAGCTTGA
- the LOC100821633 gene encoding peroxisome biogenesis protein 1 isoform X1 produces the protein MASGGGMEVEVRVVGGARSCFVALPLHLIQALSRTSATGDLPPVLALDLRSPARARWSLAWSGAASRSRAIEVAQELAECISLPDGTIAQLSVARSLTRADSVSIEPFSEDDWEILESRADLAEETILQQVGIVYEGMKFPLWLDGHNIVKFVVVSSTPKKSVVQLVPGTEVAVAPKKRKEKYKDVQKQSSLNEQVQTKALLRVQAADNKYAHKFKYKGIELGVVLSCAVLIHPDTAARTSLGNLQLVTISSKSSPKGIQKGKEGAQKKGVLAPKERDQEMAVYVLFSDTVAKGHVMLPPSLRHFISADTHSWVYVKTCSANVKKDEPVITISPLRFNKHGKDEHDNSDLGSQEMDTWRKTRIHSENGDSFQDARNSEDILSAAVNSTSESMSEQKVLIKHWLIGQLKEMGLHAETSEMSSVVLPAKVLIHFEVVDQKQNRGVEFLYLLTIAFENSGYNNSQENVEISWNARTDDLENLELNFGKVELGEAISVDSIMDDGFNNASKLTQCSLGWMETAISDVTKRLSVLLSSTALSLFNRIKFPFPGHVLVHGPRGSGKTALIRTAAKYFEDHKEILAHIVYMDCSKLALGKAKEARQTIEDSISEALLHSPSVIIFDDLDNVISVSSDPQVSQSSSSSDSLVRYFADIMDEYKDKTQNSCGYGPIALMASVQSLQSLPQELTSSGRFDFHIELRALAIPEREALLKHHVEVHELHCSEEVLSEVASKCDGYDAYDLEILVDRAVHAAASRFVLPSAYLNSMKPTLMKEDFLRALHDFLPVAMRDLSKYAPDGNDGGWEDVGGLNEAVTIIKETLELPSKYPNVFTKAPVRLRSNILLYGPPGCGKTHIVRAAAAACSLRFISVKGPELLNKYIGSSEQSVRDFFAKAAAAAPCLLFFDEFDSIAPQRGTHSAGVSDRVVNQFLTELDGVETLTGVFVFAATSKPQLIDAALLRPGRFDRLVFCDFPRWDERLEILKVHSRTVSLAEDAILEDVASLTEGFTGADLAAILTDAGLAAVHEVLDNSRETGVPEREPCISKELLMSVAMKARPSTPADDKRGYDKEFGEFVSSRKSISTKARESKGKKVTLA, from the exons ATGGCGAGCGGTGGTGGGATGGAGGTGGAGGTGCGCGTCGTGGGGGGCGCCCGGAGCTGCTTCGTCGCGCTGCCGCTGCACCTCATCCAGGCCCTCTCCCGCACCTCCGCCACCGGCGACCTCCCGCCCGTGCTCGCGCTCGACCTCCGCTCCCCCGCCCGCGCGCGGTGGTCCCTCGCCTGGTCCGGCGCCGCGTCCCGGTCCCGCGCCATCGAG GTCGCACAGGAGTTGGCGGAGTGCATTTCATTGCCAGATGGAACAATAGCTCAACTGAGCGTGGCTCGCTCTCTGACCAGAGCTGACTCGGTCAGTATAGAACCCTTCAGCGAGGATGATTGGGAGATACTGGAGAGCCGTGCTGATTTGGCTGAAGAAACAATCTTGCAGCAG GTCGGCATTGTTTACGAGGGTATGAAATTCCCGCTGTGGTTGGATGGCCATAATATTGTCAAGTTTGTTGTGGTATCATCTACTCCCAAGAAGTCAGTTG TTCAACTTGTACCTGGAACTGAAGTTGCTGTGGCACCCAAGAAACGAAAAGAGAAATACAAGGATGTGCAAAAGCAAAGTTCACTGAACGAACAAGTTCAAACAAAGGCACTCTTGCGTGTTCAAGCAGCAGATAATAAGTATGCACATAAATTCAAATATAAGGGCATTGAACTAGGGGTAGTTCTGAGCTGTGCTGTGCTGATACATCCAGATACAGCTGCAAGGACTTCACTTGGCAATCTCCAGTTGGTCACTATTTCATCTAAATCGTCACCGAAGGGtattcaaaaaggaaaagaaggtgCACAAAAGAAGGGTGTTTTGGCACCCAAAGAAAGGGACCAAGAAATGGCGGTCTATGTCTTATTCTCAGACACTGTTGCCAAAGGGCATGTTATGCTGCCCCCGTCCCTTCGTCACTTCATAAGTGCAGACACTCATTCAT GGgtttatgtgaaaacatgttCTGCTAATGTTAAGAAGGATGAGCCTGTAATAACAATTTCTCCTTTACGTTTTAACAAACATGGAAAAGATGAGCATGATAACAGTGATTTAGGCAGCCAAGAAATGGATACATGGAGGAAAACCAGAATTCATTCTGAAAATGGTGATTCCTTTCAGGATGCTCGTAACAGCGAAGATATTTTGAGTGCAGCTGTCAATAGCACTTCTGAATCCATGTCAGAACAGAAGGTTCTTATTAAACATTGGCTTATTGGGCAGCTGAAAGAAATGGGCCTACATGCTGAAACTTCTGAGATGAGTTCAGTAGTTTTACCAGCCAAAGTTTTGATCCATTTTGAAGTGGTGGATCAGAAACAAAACAGAGGAGTTGAGTTTCTATACCTGCTAACAATTGCTTTTGAGAACTCTGGTTACAACAATTCACAAGAAAATGTTGAGATATCTTGGAATGCTCGAACTGATGACCTAGAAAACTTGGAACTGAATTTTGGGAAGGTAGAGCTGGGTGAGGCTATATCTGTTGATTCCATAATGGATGATGGCTTCAACAATGCTTCCAAGTTGACTCAATGTTCTTTAGGATGGATGGAGACTGCAATATCAGATGTGACAAAAA GGCTATCTGTGCTCTTGTCATCAACTGCTCTGAGCTTATTTAACAGAATAAAGTTCCCCTTTCCTGGACATGTTCTTGTCCATGGTCCTCGA ggTTCTGGGAAAACGGCTTTAATAAGGACTGCTGCAAAATATTTTGAGGACCATAAAGAGATACTAGCACACAT AGTATACATGGATTGTTCCAAACTTGCGCTTGGTAAGGCTAAGGAGGCAAGGCAGACAATTGAAGACAGCATTTCTGAGGCTCTGCTGCATTCACCTTCGGTTATCATATTTGATGATCTAGACAATGTGATTTCAGTTTCTTCAGATCCTCAAGTATCTCAATCATCCAGTTCTTCTGATTCTTTAGTGAGATACTTTGCTGACATCATGGACGAGTACAAG GATAAGACTCAGAATTCATGTGGATATGGACCTATTGCACTAATGGCTTCAGTTCAATCACTTCAGAGTCTTCCTCAAGAGCTAACTTCCTCTG GGAGATTTGATTTCCACATTGAGCTTCGTGCTCTTGCCATTCCTGAGCGTGAAGCACTGTTGAAACATCATGTTGAGGTGCATGAGTTACATTGTTCTGAGGAAGTTCTTTCAGAAGTAGCATCAAAATGTGATGGCTATGATGCATATGACTTG GAGATTTTGGTTGACAGGGCTGTgcatgctgctgcttctcGCTTTGTTCTTCCTTCTGCCTATTTGAACTCTATGAAACCAACACTGATGAAGGAAGACTTCTTGAGAGCATTGCATGACTTCCTTCCAGTTGCCATGCGTGATCTTTCAAAGTATGCTCCTGATGGTAATGATGGCGGTTGGGAAGATGTTGGGGGGCTTAATGAAGCAGTAACTATTATTAAAGAG ACTCTTGAATTACCATCAAAATACCCAAACGTCTTTACTAAGGCACCTGTCCGGTTGCGATCAAATATCCTCCTGTATGGACCACCTGGATGTGGCAAAACACATATTGTgagagctgctgctgcagcttgTTCTCTGCGGTTCATTTCAGTCAAGGGTCCAGAGCTGTTGAATAAGTACATCGGTTCTTCTGAGCAATCT GTTCGTGACTTTTTTGcaaaggcagcagcagcagcaccttgCCTGCTATTCTTTGATGAATTTGACTCTATTGCACCCCAACGGGGAACACACAGTGCTGGAGTTTCTGATCGTGTTGTTAATCAG TTCTTGACTGAACTAGATGGCGTGGAAACCTTGACTGGAGTATTTGTCTTCGCTGCTACGAG TAAACCACAATTAATTGATGCTGCACTCTTGCGGCCTGGAAGATTTGATCGTCTTGTCTTTTGTGATTTTCCACGATGGGACGAGCGTTTGGAAATCCTGAAAGTGCATTCTCGAACG GTTTCACTAGCAGAAGATGCCATTCTGGAAGACGTTGCTTCCTTAACTGAAGGATTCACTGGCGCTGATCTTGCGGCAATTCTAACAGACGCTGGGTTGGCGGCTGTCCATGAAGTTCTGGACAACAGCAGAGAGACCGGCGTCCCAGAAAGAGAACCGTGTATCAGCAAAGAACTTCTCATGTCTGTTGCTATGAAAGCTCGACCTTCTACGCCAGCCGATGATAAGAGGGGGTACGATAAGGAGTTTGGCGAATTTGTATCGTCCAGGAAGTCTATTTCCACAAAG GCTAGAGAATCGAAAGGCAAGAAGGTGACGTTAGCTTGA